CAAAATCGCAGCAAAGTAGAACTGCGTGCTGGAGCCACTGTGCCGCCGTGTGGAGATCATCCGGTCCTATTACCCAGCGTCGTTCCTGACCTCCGTAGCCCACGTTGAATTCGCCGTTGTTGTTGTGGCGCCACATGCCTTTGAAGCAGGTTCGATTCAGGTAGAGAGTTCGTGCGGCTCGCTCCAGAAGATGAAGATCATCACGGTTCAGGCTCCTTATTTTGTAATATCCCGCCCTGTTTGCCGGATACCTGCTGTAGAGTTCCCAGACAATATCCGGGTTTTTCCTGATGCCCAGATACAGATCGATGAGTTCTCTGTTAATGTCAGAAAGGATCGACTTTTCGGGATTTACATGGAAAAAAACTGAACCACCCCCTAGAAAGGGTTCGACATACGTCCGGACGGATTGAGGTTCAAGAGGGAGGAGATGAGAGAAATAGCATACATACCTCCGTTTCCCCCCAGGATAGCGCAATAATGAGAGATTTTTCTCTATACTGGCAGTCTGGGACATCATAAATAAGGCTCCTCTTTATATAGCATATAGCAAATGTGCTAGGCTAATGGTGATTATGCAGAGTCGGCATAAAAAAGATTCGTAACGGCCCCGACAGATGAATGTTTCTAGGCTGGATGTCCGTTTGCACCGTTGCCTTGCGGATCAGGATTTTGCAGCATTCAGGATTGTCTGATAGTCCTCCTCCGGAATCACCCGCATGGCCTGCCGTATATGCCCGGTCCACATCGTTTTATTGGTAATAAATTTCAGCTTCGGGATGAGCGGTTTGAACTCTACTGGAGGGTCGAAAACCTTCACGGGCTTCAATTTTATCCGGTACGGGAAGACCTCGTCACCCATCTGCTCCGGTGCGACAAACACCTTCGTTCGCTCCTCAAAAGGCTCAGATACCACCTCGAACGCTCCGGTTACAGCCGATGGAAGCAGTGTATCATTCTCTTTCTGCTGCGACACATAAATGAGAACCGTATCTCCAGGTTTCACCCGTTCGATGATGCTTTTGTTGCGTTGAGGGACTCCCCAGATATTCTTCTTCCGGGTGATCTCCCAGTTTGTCCGGTTGGATATGGCAAGCCAACGAGTCATGCAGAGTGATTGCGAGAAAGAGACGTAAATGTTTGGTTTGATGGTTCTCATGAGAGAACGAATTCAAACAACTCACCAATAAAGTCTGATTGGTAAAGGGAAAGAACGTGATACTTTTTTCGCTGCTCCTTTGTCTTGTAAAGATACGGCTCTGCCACCGCGCCCGGCTGGCTCACGGAGATGATGAAGGAGTCGAGCGATACTCCACATTCAATGCCTTTATTCCGGTATGTTGCATTGATCTTCCGCTCGATCTCCTTGATGTCCTCTGCTAGTTGCACCTTTTCATCTTCAGGCCCGGAGCTGAACACCATCCCATGCGGCTCAATGAAGACGATATGCTGCTTGCTGTCGTCGACCACCCACATAATGAAATCCGGGTAGAACCACGAATTTTTGTAAAACCCTACACCGGTTTTCGGGATGTTGCGAAGCAGGTAGACCTTTTTCCCATCAAAGAGATCTGCGTGCTCATCAATGTAGTTCTTAATCCCCTGCACCAGTTTTTCTTCGCCGTCGTTGAGCCCCTCCGGGGAGATCGCGGCGATTTTACTCGAAGCCTTACTGGTTTTTGCGAGCAGAGGCTGATACAGGTGATTCCGGAAGAAGACATTGGTGACAAATTTTGTGTTCCCGTCCGCATAGATCCGGTCGACCTGCTGGACGAGTGCATCGATTGCCTCGATTACGTCCGTCTTGTTTTCGTGGACTTTCACGACGTACTTCTTGAACTCGAAGTTACCGTGTGACTCCGAGAGGTGCTCGATTCGGATGGTCTCCATCATCCATGCGTTCTTCTGCCGGCTGTACGCGACCTGGAGCGATTTTTTCAGGACAAGCACAATCACGTCCTGCAGTTTCTGCACATCCTCAAATGACTGCGGTCTGACAACGTGGTCGGCACAGTACAGGGTGTAGCACCCGGGGTCTTCTATGATCTCCCGTAGCAGGGTTTTGTCAAAGACCATGTTCTTCCAGCCCTTGCTGCCCTTGTGCTCAAGGAGGGTGAAATACACCACGTCCCAGTCAACGAGAACCAGGTAGCGCGGGTCGATTGAGACGGGGTCGGGGCGGGAGTCGGCTTCCAAACCCTCGTAATACACGCTGTCCTCACTCTCCACTTTGGCAAGGAGA
This portion of the Methanoculleus oceani genome encodes:
- a CDS encoding EVE domain-containing protein, which produces MRTIKPNIYVSFSQSLCMTRWLAISNRTNWEITRKKNIWGVPQRNKSIIERVKPGDTVLIYVSQQKENDTLLPSAVTGAFEVVSEPFEERTKVFVAPEQMGDEVFPYRIKLKPVKVFDPPVEFKPLIPKLKFITNKTMWTGHIRQAMRVIPEEDYQTILNAAKS
- a CDS encoding DNA adenine methylase codes for the protein MMSQTASIEKNLSLLRYPGGKRRYVCYFSHLLPLEPQSVRTYVEPFLGGGSVFFHVNPEKSILSDINRELIDLYLGIRKNPDIVWELYSRYPANRAGYYKIRSLNRDDLHLLERAARTLYLNRTCFKGMWRHNNNGEFNVGYGGQERRWVIGPDDLHTAAQWLQHAVLLCCDFEETIASCREGDFLYLDPPYRPGEREQLHAHYMFGEFNFEDHKRLASCLREATERGVQWVMTNSSHPDILALYDDYSMYRLDRGTGSSPGQITTDPGEMVIYHVNEVSS